The following proteins are co-located in the Methylomonas sp. 11b genome:
- a CDS encoding DUF2845 domain-containing protein, with the protein MAGSPIRGILLALGMLAFAGDALALRCGHKLVQVGDYKSEVLEKCGEPDSVEQRRAIRGSRLRHPYGALEIDQFEEVLIEEWIYNFGPRKFQQLLEFEDGELKKIRNLSYGY; encoded by the coding sequence ATGGCAGGTTCGCCAATCAGAGGGATACTGTTGGCATTGGGCATGCTGGCATTTGCCGGCGATGCGCTTGCGCTGCGCTGTGGACATAAACTGGTCCAAGTGGGCGACTATAAATCGGAAGTGTTGGAAAAATGCGGGGAACCCGATTCGGTCGAACAGCGCCGAGCAATCCGCGGCAGCCGCTTGCGGCATCCCTACGGTGCATTGGAGATAGACCAGTTCGAAGAAGTACTGATCGAGGAATGGATTTACAACTTTGGGCCGCGCAAGTTTCAACAGCTGTTGGAGTTTGAAGACGGTGAGTTGAAAAAAATCCGCAATTTAAGCTATGGATACTGA
- a CDS encoding EAL domain-containing protein: protein MVENTIELLRDDLERALYLDLDEFKLEIQQQEVLSRFIGLKLRSEFQPIFDAGKSQGLLGYEALLRTSTGLEAVSPDFAFSWADNQGKLVKLDRVARTLHMLNYLNLPTDKGLLFLNVHPKLLVSVNTHGKVFEHILHLHSVPTTKVVLEIMENAVEADQQLLEAVDNYRDRGFQVAIDNFGSRHSNLDRLWRLSPSFVKLDLSIIHQAQTDAKIRRVLPKLIEIIQALGAQAIIEGIENEVQLDIALDAGGKLLQGYFLGRPAAAGHWQKPRSVVQDNPLMPGAPQHFGSFSVPAQHGM, encoded by the coding sequence ATGGTGGAAAATACCATCGAATTGCTCCGTGACGATCTCGAACGGGCCTTGTATCTGGATCTGGACGAATTCAAACTGGAAATCCAGCAACAGGAAGTTTTGAGCCGATTTATTGGCCTGAAATTGCGCAGCGAGTTTCAACCGATATTCGATGCCGGCAAATCCCAGGGCCTGCTTGGCTACGAAGCCTTGCTGCGCACGTCCACCGGCTTGGAAGCCGTGAGTCCGGACTTTGCATTTAGTTGGGCGGATAACCAGGGCAAACTGGTGAAGTTGGATAGGGTGGCGAGAACCCTGCACATGCTTAACTATCTGAATCTGCCGACGGATAAGGGCTTGCTGTTTTTAAACGTACATCCCAAATTGCTGGTGAGCGTGAATACGCACGGCAAGGTGTTCGAACACATTCTGCATCTGCATTCGGTGCCGACCACAAAAGTCGTGCTGGAGATCATGGAAAACGCGGTGGAAGCCGATCAACAGTTGCTCGAAGCGGTGGACAATTATCGTGATCGCGGCTTTCAGGTGGCTATCGATAATTTTGGTAGCCGGCATTCCAATCTGGATCGTTTGTGGCGTTTGTCGCCCAGCTTTGTGAAACTGGATTTAAGTATTATCCATCAGGCGCAAACCGATGCCAAGATTCGTCGGGTGTTGCCGAAATTGATCGAAATCATCCAGGCCTTGGGCGCGCAAGCGATCATCGAAGGCATCGAAAACGAAGTGCAACTGGATATTGCCTTGGATGCCGGCGGCAAATTGCTGCAAGGTTACTTCCTGGGCCGGCCGGCCGCGGCTGGGCACTGGCAAAAACCTAGGTCGGTGGTGCAAGACAATCCTTTAATGCCCGGTGCGCCTCAGCATTTTGGTAGTTTCAGTGTCCCGGCCCAGCATGGTATGTAA
- a CDS encoding VPLPA-CTERM sorting domain-containing protein, translated as MNKLIKSIGIAGLAGYAFIAEAQANTLEVSGTIYKVSGGTTYDTWKINMLSGGTFKVDLLAYEATQKQTSTAGYQEIDLNNDGEITFLDPDTYIYRDDGLLDAGDMLARCDDSDGNHCPDSSNQPILTNTDGSADGSLFLRDPAFNVTLQAGNYLYLVADYTLSTSEAVAGINTNDNLTLPTGLAARDHGDYRLTLSSDTLNFSLAGNTITVSQVPVPGAVWLFGSALAGLAAVGRRKIVAV; from the coding sequence GTGAATAAACTAATAAAATCAATTGGTATCGCCGGATTGGCGGGGTATGCGTTCATTGCCGAGGCCCAAGCAAATACTCTGGAAGTGTCAGGAACCATTTATAAAGTAAGCGGCGGCACTACCTACGATACTTGGAAAATCAATATGCTTAGCGGCGGTACTTTCAAAGTCGATTTGTTGGCTTATGAGGCCACTCAAAAGCAAACATCCACCGCCGGTTACCAGGAAATCGACCTGAACAACGACGGTGAAATTACATTTCTGGATCCGGATACTTATATCTACCGCGATGACGGCTTGCTGGATGCTGGCGATATGTTGGCGCGTTGCGACGATTCCGACGGCAATCACTGCCCCGATAGCAGCAATCAGCCGATTTTGACTAACACCGACGGTTCGGCGGACGGTTCCCTTTTCTTGCGCGATCCGGCATTTAACGTAACCTTGCAGGCCGGCAATTATTTGTATCTGGTGGCCGATTACACCTTATCGACCAGTGAAGCTGTCGCCGGTATCAATACTAACGATAACTTGACCTTACCGACAGGGCTTGCCGCCCGCGATCACGGCGACTATCGGCTCACCTTGAGCTCCGATACCCTGAATTTTTCTCTGGCTGGCAATACCATCACCGTCTCGCAAGTGCCGGTTCCCGGCGCCGTTTGGTTATTCGGCAGTGCGCTGGCCGGATTGGCGGCGGTAGGGCGGCGTAAGATAGTTGCGGTTTGA
- a CDS encoding sulfate ABC transporter substrate-binding protein produces MRFTHTFKPLLFGIALALSGNALAERTLLNVSYDPTRELYKEYNQLFSQYWKTKTGEDVTIQQSHGGGGKQTRAVIDGLEADVVTLALSGDIDQIHEKANLLPKDWQSKLPNNSLPYTSTIVFLVRKGNPKAIKNWDDLIKDGVSVVTPNPKTSGGARYNYLAAWAFAEKKNGSKDAAKAFVEKLFKNVPVLDSGARGSTTTFAEREIGDVLITWENEAYLVLKEFGADKFEVVTPPFSILAEPPVAVIEAVAKKNGTQDLATEYLKYLYTKEAQEIIAKNFYRPTDKDIAAKYAKQFPTLDLVSVTQLGGWSAIQKQHFDDNGVFDKIYGR; encoded by the coding sequence ATGAGATTTACCCATACCTTTAAGCCCTTACTCTTCGGTATAGCCCTGGCCCTGAGCGGCAACGCACTGGCTGAACGCACCTTGCTGAACGTCTCCTACGACCCGACTCGCGAGTTGTATAAAGAATATAACCAACTGTTTAGCCAATACTGGAAAACCAAAACCGGCGAAGACGTCACCATCCAGCAATCGCATGGCGGCGGCGGCAAACAAACCCGCGCCGTGATCGATGGCCTGGAAGCCGATGTGGTGACCTTGGCCCTGTCGGGCGACATTGATCAAATCCACGAGAAAGCCAACTTGTTGCCAAAAGACTGGCAAAGCAAATTGCCTAACAACAGCTTGCCTTACACCTCGACTATCGTGTTCCTGGTGCGCAAGGGTAACCCCAAGGCCATCAAAAACTGGGATGATTTAATCAAGGACGGCGTGTCCGTCGTTACCCCCAACCCGAAAACCTCAGGCGGCGCCCGCTACAATTATTTGGCAGCCTGGGCGTTCGCGGAAAAGAAAAACGGCAGCAAGGACGCCGCCAAGGCTTTTGTGGAGAAGCTGTTTAAAAACGTGCCGGTACTGGATTCCGGCGCGCGCGGCTCCACCACCACTTTTGCCGAACGGGAAATCGGCGACGTACTGATTACCTGGGAAAACGAAGCCTACCTGGTGTTGAAAGAATTCGGCGCCGATAAGTTCGAAGTGGTCACCCCGCCGTTTAGCATCTTGGCCGAGCCACCTGTGGCGGTGATCGAAGCGGTGGCGAAAAAGAACGGCACCCAGGACCTGGCGACCGAGTACCTGAAATATCTCTACACCAAGGAGGCCCAGGAGATTATCGCCAAAAACTTCTATCGGCCGACCGACAAAGACATCGCGGCTAAATACGCCAAACAATTCCCGACTTTGGACCTAGTCAGCGTCACGCAACTGGGCGGTTGGAGTGCTATACAGAAACAACACTTCGACGATAACGGTGTGTTCGACAAAATTTACGGGCGCTAA
- a CDS encoding MarR family winged helix-turn-helix transcriptional regulator — protein MSSDSTFPTVLRQLLRTHQAFLSYAARHVHRLELTLPQYDVIITLGKTAGMQPKKLGEETLITKGTLTGVVSRLEDKGLVERSASKKDGRSQIIRLTEAGRAVYEQTFPEHLAHIGRLFDNYATEEISKLEADLQRLHEAVITARGDHIEQVDDEF, from the coding sequence ATGTCCTCCGACTCTACATTTCCGACCGTACTGCGCCAGTTACTCCGCACCCACCAGGCCTTTTTGTCGTATGCGGCCAGGCACGTTCACCGGCTTGAATTAACCTTGCCGCAATACGATGTGATCATTACGCTGGGCAAAACCGCCGGCATGCAGCCCAAGAAACTTGGCGAGGAAACCTTGATTACCAAAGGCACGCTCACCGGTGTGGTCAGCCGCTTGGAGGACAAGGGCCTGGTGGAAAGGTCTGCCTCGAAAAAAGACGGTCGCAGCCAGATCATCCGCTTGACCGAGGCGGGCCGCGCGGTTTACGAACAAACTTTCCCCGAGCATCTGGCCCATATCGGCCGCCTGTTCGACAATTATGCGACCGAGGAAATCTCGAAGCTGGAGGCGGATTTACAGAGGCTGCATGAAGCGGTCATCACCGCGCGCGGCGATCATATTGAACAAGTCGATGATGAATTCTAG
- a CDS encoding YtcA family lipoprotein has translation MFRGSLKTFFPASLSIFLTACDPMLSLEGSFWPAWIICILGGLATSMLLMWQLVHYRLAAHLGPPLLIAPSLWALCTFSIWLVFYAA, from the coding sequence ATGTTTAGAGGTTCCCTTAAAACGTTTTTCCCGGCGAGTCTCTCGATTTTCCTGACCGCTTGCGATCCGATGCTAAGCCTGGAAGGTTCGTTCTGGCCGGCCTGGATCATCTGCATCCTCGGCGGGCTGGCGACCAGTATGCTGCTCATGTGGCAGTTGGTGCACTACCGCCTGGCAGCGCATTTGGGGCCACCGCTGCTGATCGCCCCCAGCCTATGGGCTTTGTGCACCTTTAGCATCTGGCTGGTGTTTTATGCAGCATGA
- a CDS encoding TolC family protein codes for MIRQPNKRLKKFVSSSAILPYLAPAYRNVGVAALTLLTACTLPKPAPIAEYDPPTPARPALSRHAYQVQNRPSAPDTSSSPTEDPGIDTQQTYDLAALVDLALHTHPETRISWEEAKAATARLERNRSSWYPTLTAMAFGQHFTSSFPIPGSALVSNGYATLASLDLAWTLFDFGRREALVDAGAQRLSAANFAFDRKHQEIAYRVASSFFVYQAALAKVTAAQQTYESAKTNADSVQAKLKQGLATKPDLLLALQEQAKSSYDLQDARGSVTQTRADLTTSLGISPAYSLQLVDLSQLPLPSELAQSVEKIVDQALEQRPDLLARLAELRAREAEVKKARAEFWPKVSLRGMVGNQYWGNVHTKPSGGESYSANTMVDTAMVNVEWTLFDGFERSNAVREAEAKRSASQAQLEALRLEIMRDIWKAYADTKTALEKREFALALLKAAEESYAATQESYTHGFSTVIELLSAQKDLARARYTEIDSRATLLRSAATLVYVSGEQNPEVLDEH; via the coding sequence GTGATTCGACAACCCAATAAACGCTTGAAAAAATTCGTTTCCAGCTCGGCAATATTGCCCTATTTAGCGCCAGCCTATCGCAACGTGGGGGTTGCGGCACTGACATTGTTGACAGCCTGCACCTTACCGAAGCCGGCGCCAATTGCGGAATATGATCCGCCAACCCCTGCCCGGCCGGCTTTGTCCAGGCACGCTTATCAAGTCCAAAACCGCCCGTCAGCGCCGGATACGTCCAGTTCTCCAACTGAAGATCCTGGAATCGATACCCAGCAAACCTACGATTTGGCGGCCTTGGTGGATTTGGCCCTGCACACGCATCCGGAAACCCGGATTAGCTGGGAGGAAGCAAAAGCCGCCACCGCGCGCCTGGAAAGAAATCGCAGCAGCTGGTATCCCACCCTGACGGCAATGGCATTCGGCCAGCATTTTACCAGTAGCTTCCCCATCCCCGGCAGCGCGCTGGTCAGCAACGGTTACGCGACTCTCGCCAGTCTGGACTTGGCATGGACCTTATTCGATTTCGGCCGCCGGGAAGCACTGGTCGATGCCGGTGCACAGAGGTTGAGCGCCGCTAATTTTGCCTTCGACCGTAAACACCAGGAAATTGCCTATCGGGTGGCCAGCAGTTTTTTTGTTTATCAGGCCGCCTTGGCCAAGGTGACGGCGGCTCAGCAAACCTATGAGTCGGCGAAAACCAACGCCGATTCGGTTCAAGCCAAACTCAAACAAGGACTGGCCACCAAACCCGATTTGTTGCTGGCACTGCAAGAGCAGGCAAAATCCAGTTATGACCTGCAAGATGCGCGCGGCTCGGTCACGCAGACCCGTGCCGATCTAACGACGAGCCTGGGAATATCGCCGGCTTACAGCCTGCAACTGGTCGACCTGAGCCAGCTACCGTTGCCCTCAGAACTGGCGCAATCGGTGGAAAAAATCGTCGATCAGGCTTTGGAACAACGTCCAGATTTGCTGGCGCGTCTTGCCGAATTGCGGGCCCGCGAAGCCGAAGTGAAGAAGGCCAGAGCCGAATTCTGGCCCAAGGTTTCGTTGCGCGGCATGGTGGGTAATCAATACTGGGGCAATGTGCATACCAAGCCATCGGGCGGCGAAAGTTATTCCGCCAACACCATGGTCGATACGGCCATGGTGAATGTGGAATGGACCTTGTTCGACGGCTTTGAACGCAGCAATGCAGTGCGGGAAGCGGAGGCCAAAAGGTCGGCGTCCCAAGCTCAGCTGGAGGCCTTGCGCCTGGAAATCATGCGCGACATCTGGAAAGCCTATGCCGACACCAAAACCGCACTGGAAAAACGCGAGTTTGCCTTGGCTCTGTTGAAAGCCGCCGAGGAATCCTATGCGGCTACCCAGGAGTCTTACACGCACGGCTTTTCGACGGTAATCGAGCTGTTATCGGCGCAAAAGGATTTGGCGCGTGCCCGCTATACCGAAATCGATAGTCGAGCGACTTTATTACGTTCTGCCGCAACGCTGGTTTATGTGTCAGGCGAGCAAAATCCGGAAGTGTTGGATGAGCATTAA
- the ftsH gene encoding ATP-dependent zinc metalloprotease FtsH, whose protein sequence is MKKLLIALSITVGIAIALFAAFNPRLSAYNSQNDISYSDFIKDVRSKSVAEVVIDGKSIDGRRHNGTRFTTFNPGDARIIDDLLEYDVKIKVERPETQSTLTQLLFSWAPTLLLIGVLIYFMRKQQQGAGAQNGFGKSRAKLMTEDQVKVRFNDVAGAEEAKQDVAEMVDFLKDPGKYEALGGKIPRGVLMVGPPGTGKTLLARAIAGEAGVPFFSISGSDFVEMFVGVGASRVRDMFEQAKKRAPCIIFIDEIDAVGRQRSTGGNIGGGEEREQTLNQLLVEMDGFSGNEGIIVIAATNRVDVLDKALLRPGRFDRQVQIGLPDIKGREQILKVHATRVPLAEDVNINDLARGTPGFSGAELANLINEGALFAARNNQREVTMHDLDSARDKAIMGAEKRTMIMSREDLLMTAYHEAGHAIVGRLMPEHDPVYKVSIMPRGGALGITMFLPEHDQYSACKDKLEGQISSLFGGRIAEALIYGKNKVTTGASNDIQRATQLARNMVTKWGLSDRLGPMDCGDNDSGFMGSTKPMSEQMARLIDHEIRQTLANNYRRAEAILKTHMDILHNMAQALLDWETLDKYQIDELMQGRKIAPPKAVEPAKRHCDNGKSPRPTTETVAPIGKIPALS, encoded by the coding sequence ATGAAAAAGCTCTTAATCGCCCTGTCCATAACCGTTGGCATTGCTATCGCGCTATTCGCGGCATTCAATCCCAGGCTATCTGCTTACAACTCACAAAACGACATTTCCTATTCCGATTTCATCAAGGATGTGCGCAGCAAGTCCGTGGCCGAAGTGGTGATAGACGGGAAATCTATCGATGGCCGCCGCCATAATGGCACGCGCTTTACCACATTCAATCCTGGCGATGCGCGAATCATAGACGACCTATTGGAGTATGACGTCAAAATCAAAGTCGAGAGACCGGAAACCCAATCTACCCTAACCCAACTCTTATTCTCATGGGCTCCCACTTTGCTGTTGATCGGGGTATTGATCTATTTCATGCGTAAGCAACAACAGGGTGCCGGCGCGCAGAACGGCTTTGGTAAAAGCCGGGCCAAATTGATGACCGAAGATCAAGTCAAGGTGCGTTTCAACGATGTGGCCGGCGCCGAAGAAGCCAAACAGGACGTAGCGGAAATGGTGGACTTCTTGAAAGATCCGGGCAAATACGAAGCCTTGGGCGGCAAAATTCCGCGCGGTGTGCTGATGGTAGGCCCTCCCGGTACCGGTAAAACCTTATTAGCTCGGGCCATTGCCGGCGAGGCCGGAGTGCCGTTCTTCTCGATCTCGGGTTCCGACTTTGTGGAAATGTTTGTCGGCGTCGGCGCTTCCAGGGTGCGGGATATGTTTGAGCAAGCTAAAAAGCGCGCGCCCTGCATTATTTTTATCGATGAAATCGACGCAGTCGGCCGCCAGCGCAGTACTGGCGGCAATATCGGCGGCGGCGAAGAACGCGAACAAACCCTTAACCAACTATTGGTGGAAATGGACGGTTTTAGCGGCAACGAAGGCATCATTGTCATTGCGGCAACTAACCGTGTCGATGTGCTGGACAAGGCTTTGCTGAGACCGGGCCGTTTCGATCGCCAAGTGCAGATCGGCTTGCCGGACATCAAGGGCCGCGAACAAATTCTCAAAGTCCACGCCACCCGAGTGCCCTTGGCCGAAGATGTCAACATCAACGATCTGGCGCGCGGCACACCCGGTTTTTCGGGTGCCGAACTAGCCAATCTGATTAATGAAGGCGCCTTGTTCGCTGCCCGCAACAACCAAAGGGAAGTAACCATGCACGACCTGGACAGCGCCCGCGACAAAGCCATCATGGGCGCCGAGAAACGCACCATGATCATGAGTCGCGAGGATTTGCTGATGACTGCTTACCATGAAGCCGGCCACGCCATCGTTGGCCGCTTGATGCCGGAACACGACCCGGTTTATAAGGTCAGCATCATGCCGCGCGGCGGTGCTTTGGGCATCACCATGTTCCTGCCGGAACACGACCAATACAGCGCCTGCAAAGATAAACTGGAGGGCCAGATTTCCAGCCTGTTCGGCGGCCGGATTGCCGAGGCTCTGATTTACGGCAAAAACAAAGTCACCACCGGCGCCTCCAACGATATACAACGCGCGACTCAATTGGCGCGCAATATGGTCACTAAGTGGGGCTTATCCGATCGCCTAGGCCCCATGGATTGCGGCGACAACGACAGCGGATTTATGGGTTCAACCAAGCCGATGTCCGAGCAAATGGCGCGCCTGATCGATCATGAAATAAGACAAACCTTGGCAAATAACTATCGGCGCGCCGAGGCCATCCTCAAAACGCATATGGATATTCTGCACAACATGGCGCAAGCCTTACTGGATTGGGAGACCCTGGATAAATATCAGATCGACGAGTTAATGCAGGGCCGCAAGATCGCACCCCCCAAGGCTGTCGAGCCGGCAAAACGGCACTGCGACAACGGCAAATCGCCCAGGCCGACGACAGAAACGGTAGCTCCTATCGGCAAAATACCGGCTTTGTCGTGA